A genomic stretch from Lathyrus oleraceus cultivar Zhongwan6 chromosome 2, CAAS_Psat_ZW6_1.0, whole genome shotgun sequence includes:
- the LOC127123082 gene encoding S-protein homolog 4, which yields MSQMLMRIVVSISLVLLLVSVSEAKFVHSHVNIEVTNRLSDNKELALHCYEREGEDLGVSILPPGGLFKFSFTPRLGFKSSKYYCSAKWDGSNLKWFDMWSMGRDGREGLLIKWDVTEKQACRFEQKTGYYSLCVVYNQ from the coding sequence ATGTCTCAAATGTTGATGAGAATTGTTGTTTCTATATCACTTGTTTTATTGCTAGTATCTGTATCTGAAGCAAAATTCGTACACAGTCACGTAAATATAGAGGTCACCAATCGTTTATCTGATAACAAAGAATTAGCCCTTCATTGCTACGAAAGAGAAGGAGAAGATCTAGGCGTATCGATACTCCCACCTGGTGGGCTATTCAAATTTTCTTTCACGCCAAGATTAGGTTTTAAATCGAGCAAGTATTATTGTAGTGCTAAATGGGATGGTTCCAACCTCAAATGGTTTGATATGTGGTCGATGGGAAGGGATGGTAGAGAAGGTCTACTAATCAAATGGGACGTAACAGAGAAGCAAGCTTGTAGGTTTGAACAAAAGACAGGATATTATTCTCTCTGTGTTGTCTACAATCAGTGA